From Vanacampus margaritifer isolate UIUO_Vmar chromosome 8, RoL_Vmar_1.0, whole genome shotgun sequence, a single genomic window includes:
- the LOC144056792 gene encoding uncharacterized protein LOC144056792, whose protein sequence is MPRQRCLNPKKEAMLYIDTGRDKHGLDVKYISEFKGRGVFACASFEKGNFLLEYHGALLSKQECERRQRLYHDKMKAFMFEFHFDGRTCCVDAATEDGSLGRLVNDDHINPNATMKYLNVQGKPHLCLFATRDIDPGEEITYNYGDSDWPWRSKESGQQNTSTSKLTVEETTSTAPTDALKSFQEHSDAEKSAQTSRVEHIEQCMMETRHSSMSLSQNDLSPPHNSSQKHSDAERSAQPSEVEDIEQCMMETRHSSMSLSQSDLSPVRREPLNNSQKHSDAERSTQPSEVEDIEQCMMETRHSSMSLSQSDLSPVRREPLNNSQKHTDTERSAQPLEVEGIEQCMMETSDSTLTLCQGDLSPALEPQTSSQKDCWKHLLEVSTLSPFDKCVLCLGHISSFTWTGYRCKACSRVWHLSCYRRKKAEDEILDSDEEQNSGSKYVPDSDEDSDSSMTLVPHQSKVRQKEGIPALPTNNSNSLDTHFPNDAGTSKCLLTDVIAGETSDSEISSKDSSNKHVKNKDKKSLEHLNLTNRNDCFVCGKPQSRLTRHLKVHMSHPEVSYAFYLPGHSQERKTLFEKMRNRGNFHHNIAILQGENGQLKVKRVLKSTAVAGNFVHCMHCQGLYARKELWRHVRRCSLRPENRNLDKQAGRARVLCFATAQDTVFSQHFSSGMWKLLSTMKTDDIGLAVRNDLSIVHLAQSLYNKHGQDPTKYKHIRQKLREVGRLLVCLRANYSVHSLEEAIKPSNSQTVVQAVKQVAGFDEESLSYHTPSLALKLGHTLNKICDIIHCRALMAEDAALMKATETFRKLYTSKWCELISNKALSTLSSAKYNKPTTLPFTEDIQVLHQYLQKTADSAVSNLMEEATPKNYAEIEIEGNLSFSENENNEGSDSEGSGTEVGGPLCEDGKDLDPASDSMILEQEQNSGGQDKLSHVTSTVGDTVPSTGVLSGKDDADQESEARRQPKKMWSKAEVAAVMRHFGSHIKKGKLASKVECSQCKRAEDPVLSQRTVQNIRDFVRNRITTAKRQAQKRR, encoded by the exons atgccaaGGCAAAGGTGTTTGAatccaaaaaaagaagcaatgctTTATATCGATACCGGAAGAGACAAACATGGACTTGATGTGAAATACATCAGTGAATTCAAAG GGAGAGGGGTCTTTGCTTGTGCTTCTTTTGAAAAAGGAAACTTCCTGCTAGAATATCATGGTGCACTTCTAAGCAAACAAGAATGTGAGAGGAGACAGAGATTGTAccatgacaaaatgaaagcattcaTGTTTGAGTTTCACTTTGACGGAAGAACTTGCTG TGTTGATGCAGCAACAGAGGATGGGTCACTAGGAAGACTGGTCAATGATGACCACATCAACCCAAATGCCACAATGAAGTATTTAAATGTGCAAGGAAAGCCCCATCTGTGTTTATTTGCGACACGGGACATTGACCCAGGAGAGGAGATTACATATAATTATGGTGACTCTGACTGGCCATGGAGAAGCAAG GAATCTGGCCAACAAAACACATCCACATCCAAGCTCACCGTGGAGGAAACTACATCTACAGCGCCCACAGATGCTCTGAAATCTTTTCAAGAG cattctgacgCAGAGAAGTCTGCCCAAACCTCCAGAGTTGAACAcattgaacag tgcatgatggagacaaggcactcctcaatgagtttgagccagaaTGACCTGAGTCCACCGCACAatagttctcaaaag cattctgacgCAGAGAGGTCAGCCCAACCCTCAgaggttgaagatattgaacag tgcatgatggagacaaggcactcctcaatgagtttgagccagagtgacctgagtccagtacgtcgtgagccactcaacaattctcaaaag cattctgatgCAGAGAGGTCAACCCAACCCTCAgaggttgaagatattgaacag tgcatgatggagacaaggcactcttcaatgagtttgagccagagtgacctgagtccagtacgtcgtgagccactcaacaattctcaaaag catacCGACACAGAGAGGTCCGCCCAACCATTAGAGGTTGAAGGTATTGAACAG tgcatgatggagacaagtgACTCCACGTTGACCTTGTGCCAGGGTGACCTTAGTCCAGCACTTGAGCCTCAGAccagttctcaaaag gACTGTTGGAAACACCTTCTTGAGGTCTCAACACTGTCACCCTTTGACAAGTGTGTTCTATGCTTGGGACATATATCTTCTTTTACATGGACTGGATACAGATGCAAAG CATGTTCAAGAGTCTGGCATCTGTCCTGCTACAGACGAAAGAAAGCAGAGGATGAAATATTAGACTCGGATGAGGAGCAGAACTCTGGAAGCAAATATGTCCCTGATTCAGATGAGGATTCAGATTCAAGCATGACTTTGGTGCCTCATCAGTCTAAAGTACGACAGAAGGAAGGAATACCAGCCTTACCCACTAACAACTCTAACAGTTTGgacacacattttccaaatgacgctggcacatcaaaatgtttgctcacAGATGTCATTGCTGGCGAAACGTCAGATTCAGAAATTTCTAGCAAAGACTCATCAAATAAGCATGTGAagaacaaagataaaaaatctCTAGAACATCTCAATTTGACCAAtagaaatgactgttttgtttgtggtaaGCCACAAAGCAGACTGACTCGCCACCTGAAAGTACACATGTCTCACCCAGAAGTTTCATATGCATTTTACCTCCCTGGTCACTCTCAGGAGCGCAagactttgtttgaaaaaatgcgAAACAGAGGAAACTTTCATCATAACATTGCCATACTCCAAGGTGAAAATGgacaattaaaagtgaaaagggTGCTAAAATCTACTGCAGTGGCTGGAAACTTTGTGCATTGTATGCACTGCCAGGGCTTATACGCACGCAAAGAACTGTGGAGACATGTCCGAAGATGTTCGTTAAGGCCAGAAAATCGCAATCTGGATAAACAAGCTGGAAGAGCCAGAGTTCTGTGTTTTGCTACAGCCCAAGATACCGTATTCAGTCAACACTTCTCGAGTGGAATGTGGAAGCTTCTTAGCACAATGAAGACGGATGACATTGGCCTTGCTGTACGAAATGACCTATCTATTGTTCATTTGGCCCAGTCCCTGTACAATAAACATGGTCAAGATCCCACAAAGTACAAACATATTCGACAAAAGCTCCGAGAAGTGGGACGACTGCTGGTATGTCTGCGAGCAAACTACTCTGTACACAGCCTGGAGGAAGCCATAAAGCCCTCAAACTCTCAAACAGTTGTTCAAGCAGTGAAGCAAGTTGCTGGATTTGACGAAGAAAGCCTCTCCTACCATACACCAAGCCTGGCTTTGAAATTGGGGCACACACTAAACAAAATCTGCGACATCATTCATTGTCGTGCACTAATGGCAGAAGATGCAGCACTGATGAAGGCAACTGAAACATTTAGGAAACTATATACCTCCAAGTGGTGTGAGTTGATTTCCAACAAAGCTCTGAGCACATTGAGCAGTGCCAAGTATAATAAGCCAACAACACTGCCCTTTACAGAGGATATCCAGGTACTTCACCAGTACCTTCAGAAGACTGCTGACAGTGCTGTTAGTAACTTGATGGAGGAAGCAACACCGAAAAACTatgctgaaattgaaattgaag GTAACTTATCATTCAGTgagaatgaaaataatgaaggCAGTGACTCAGAGGGCAGCGGCACAGAGGTCGGAGGACCACTTTGTGAAGATGGCAAAGACCTGGATCCAGCCTCAGACTCTATGATCCTTGAGCAGGAACAGAACTCTGGTGGCCAAG atAAGCTGTCACATGTGACGTCTACAGTAGGAGACACAGTCCCTTCAACTGGCG TCCTCTCAGGAAAAGACGATGCTGATCAAGAAAGTGAGGCAAGGAGACagccaaagaaaatgtggagCAAAGCCGAGGTCGCTGCAGTGATGCGACATTTTGGaagccacataaaaaaaggaaaacttgccTCCAAAGTTGAATGCAGCCAGTGTAAGCGGGCAGAGGACCCTGTGCTGTCACAACGGACTGTACAGAATATTAGAGACTTTGTGAGAAACCGAATAACCACAGCCAAAAGGCAGGCCCAGAAGAGACGGTAA